Proteins from one Variovorax sp. PBL-E5 genomic window:
- a CDS encoding SPOR domain-containing protein codes for MEPGDLAAGAVRRSSPGLARLARLLGWLELILFGLAVASIAISAQNILAGDAFALRSLRSFAKVSAWFFGQCLWCTGRETTGGILANLAGGFGYLLGVFSPLVFGLGLGILRRAVELRASALDRAAGTPWPAVWLRPSFLAPALAAAGSLVLALSAVYSSSRPASSPARPSSAEAFLDSPSGTSLFVVQVGVFENEEEANRVQAMLERVGLRPFATAPQGGKVRVRLGPYPSRDDALTAAQAVRRLELPAAVLDVSR; via the coding sequence ATGGAACCTGGAGATTTGGCCGCAGGCGCAGTGCGCCGGAGCTCGCCAGGCCTGGCGCGCCTCGCACGGCTCCTCGGGTGGCTGGAGCTCATCCTTTTCGGGTTGGCTGTTGCCTCCATCGCCATCTCCGCGCAGAACATCTTGGCGGGAGATGCCTTTGCACTCAGGTCATTGAGGTCGTTCGCAAAGGTTTCCGCTTGGTTCTTCGGCCAGTGCCTGTGGTGCACAGGACGCGAGACCACAGGGGGCATCCTGGCGAACCTGGCTGGGGGTTTCGGCTACCTCCTCGGGGTGTTCTCCCCGCTGGTGTTTGGGCTAGGACTGGGCATTTTGCGCAGGGCTGTCGAGCTTCGCGCCTCAGCTCTGGACAGGGCGGCGGGCACACCTTGGCCCGCTGTGTGGCTGCGCCCATCATTCCTTGCTCCGGCGCTCGCGGCGGCGGGTAGCCTGGTGCTCGCGCTTAGTGCCGTCTACAGCAGCTCGCGGCCCGCGTCGTCCCCTGCAAGACCGTCTTCGGCTGAAGCGTTTTTGGATTCGCCTTCAGGAACATCCCTGTTTGTCGTGCAGGTGGGCGTCTTCGAGAATGAAGAGGAGGCGAACCGCGTCCAGGCGATGCTGGAGCGCGTCGGTCTGCGTCCCTTCGCCACGGCGCCGCAAGGAGGGAAGGTGCGTGTGCGCCTGGGGCCATACCCGAGTCGCGATGACGCTCTGACGGCCGCGCAGGCCGTAAGAAGGCTCGAACTCCCAGCCGCGGTGCTCGACGTCAGCCGTTGA
- a CDS encoding choice-of-anchor D domain-containing protein translates to MRPYFKRAVSALLSATIALQPVLAAASEHMYRIPIDLKVGQSAADLEIQPAATDFGDVARTQSSTRPVRVVNHSDVPVAGMAVRAEAPFAIDTQGCSMLPAGGDCTMLVSYLPQTAGLHTGTLTVHGAGAKAEAQLLGNSVPLLSDVEISDSGWNFGTWKVGTTSTSKQLAIKNTGTAPVSLSQPYLLEAGGGDFKLSDNCGGSLAPGNTCIVTVSFTPTALGQRMGALRVKSGEKVRDVWLLGIGGTETIPTTPTPKLVTSSTVDFGTLEPDAGTVTRTVTLVNAGTKALQLSAAALKGADAGSFTLQNQCPEALAERATCAIDVSLNPTGHKSYSASLELASDDPASPAAVGLVARSVALNSKLVAAPTTVDFGETTLNAAVKRTVRLTNTGTVAANVMQTSASPASSFVVLSGCTDELAPQGTCDLEVQFSAAALDYAGGSLTVTTGEGQNLQIPLTGYVISPRIQVAPATVDFGSVGVGLTAATKTVDVTNTGRLPLEVNGIGVTDPERFSSSNNCGTPLQPNQSCQVAVSFTPLDGKQALASLAIENNDPRQPLALVTLKGQGLVGEVNVSPASLEFGEVAKDVASAAKTVTVTNPGPGSIRVSSVGVRAPGNQVFSLANDCGSAMDAGASCSIAVQFTPNASGRSWAGSLDVQTSDGTEKSVLLTGAGAAIAGNVRVFPESLDFGSVGIPQAVTRKFTLTNTGATAVAIAGVNVTGADAANFTTTSTCGASLGATASCEVQVRADVAAAQTYSAEVTASLGNGQALSVHVAAQGTTATPTLLAATPDALDFGGGSIGTPLDRVVRIDNVGTTAVGVASATVTGEAFSLVNSACSSSLAPAASCGVTVRYNSTAGGAEAGMLTVQSTGGQRLTVPLAGTAAAPAMRLSDASLSFGSVALGQTASKTLTVTNQGDASLVIRTFKLTGTAEFNVIENCTTTPVAPHGSCQLTVAYTPVAAGQRSASLALSSNDLSNPTAVVNLSATTPGGGDGEEGTASIRVSPGQVTFASTAVGKVSSVVYVNVSNVGTGTLDIRGLDVLDTAAFNQSSNCGSALASQQSCQVAVIFAPTGAGLHSSALVIDSNDAKLPQFLVPLSGVGSSGYIEVTPTTLAFGGVRVGELSPAKVVTMTNRGSAVTKLTGISLQGTGADQFAANNDCGLGLEPGQSCSALVAYQPDAASATQARLLVQTSAGTSIAVALSGYGTSTTAPATSVSLSQPAVDFGRVVINKSISQKLRLSNNGDVDVVVDSINLNGSDLAAFSRGLDCVVRLVPGTSCDIVVSGTPREERDHAAQLDIRFKTADVSLAPVPLHVQGVAKAPAATVTVTPLALTYENVALGTPSSKQVRVANQGPDAVALNQRIVSGSASFSVTTGCDTLIATGQYCDLTVQYVGSGSEDQAELTLVTETQQTVKVELASVQTQVTAPKLSLSTAALDFGSDDVGTASAEQEVVVRNTGTAALQISGIGIGGEFTKRTTCGSSVAPEGTCSVFVQHSPVTGGTHADWLLVSTNDPTTQTARVALNGVGRIGVLAVNPATLGFGALAIGASAQLSVQVQNVGTAALPITGITVEGDSAQAFTATPSCPDSLGAGQSCTVTVAFSPTMAGRHEAALRIVPLSGESRVVSLAGEGPPAHISVTPTNVSFADQPVGFTSAPQVVTLTNDGLQSVAVYSAQVTAGTSSYGATSGCPGILAAGEQCQVAVAFTPAGAGPRTGTLRLSTSNSAGAIDVALTGTGITTTAQATPTAVDFGVVYSTAPQDRLVTVNNTGTLPMRVSSVSLTSQAGFATENACGEAIDAGSSCDILVRATGQGNGALSSSLVIMTTAGQLTVPLTATASSPSIVAVSPSMVPAAGGATVVVQGTGFSDTTQVFIGGVEAAPVNLVSATQLTVTAPAHAAGLADMRLVNNGVTTASRAGAVQYVAAPTIADVSPASGSLAGGWTTQVSGTNFVAGMTATVEGRLATIVVRSLTQATVTVPARTIVAEGSVALSVTNVAGTASLPAAIQYVAPAADLAWGPAGGNFGAVAQGSSASSTVTLTNAGTAPVMLSSIIVSSPTASVFSLGTQGTCPQAFPASLAAKASCTVEVIATGSTLGAASGTVVAATSVPQGGSTAPLSLFATVEEPDFALSNSAGGLGLVSGNFGVVAALSEAGQGNPAVARNIYLLNLVQAAATRINEPVITITGPDAPHFRITNVVAAASSGSNKVSGATIAPDKLSATGAVVDVGNGAYPHLAVVLSYAPLAKGVHNAQLTIRYNGARQVQLPLYGEAQYFNKAELSSSSALPVVAPSGDFGTLSYNEASEAAGSAVKTFYLLTTESQGKLLKVSDLQLVGADAGAFHITSISPKAAGDRLPAQSIAPLEMAQTSATSPLGVTVQFQPTRMGQHDAQLLLSHNADNGSPTILALRGTGARDVRVVASGGAGEVAIPSFPSVGLGAEATLTTYVRNLGTVGSLTVTGIQVVGSPAFSISEAGAATVTNKNGATPYPAGTRYAAYTRTLTDPSVASGWTDMYTQLKFKPTTTGAHTATVTVFHDGPGGKTSFEISGEGVRAAAALSETAGSPAAVPNGNLGSATFNGEAGAPAEAVAKTFFVVNTTGVGTLRVNRIRLAGPDAASFKIVAYSGATSVSTQDVSPANMVEGAYPSLSFRIQFTPTKSGSHTAQVLVDHDGMNTSPLALDLQGQGVRDVVLQAANVDKGIVAVGATATGTAFVRNVGTRGSVTYTGIQLTGDPAFTAVSANFARRGAETQYGPTTTFPAGATSASFSMQGADVATAPATSTDLALNFKFTPTQRGRVTATVTVFHDGPGGSTTFQLEGTGVQATAAWSDSSSAVDPVVSPDFGLVTYNPNGVNASKGKVFYVVNPTQAGSLQITRFRIVGPDASAFSIASYTGAVPPAGTRDVAVNLPAGSYVRIEFAPNKIGDFNAQLLVEHNGDNVSPLPLDLTARTAYDVSFAVSEGPGYVPPTPLGDALVGSSSFKYFFVRNMGTAGAVRFTGVQVQSGTPFKIAATGRGSRDSTTASSITNYASPYLESVTRDLPGFDAATAPSGATDFAVRIAFTPTTMGISTALVTVFHDGPGGQTSFTVSGTGVYRELSVVHHPAFAVPYNSGGYPDSVEFLNTGTATIPSVVFGNSVTSPFFGDSNNCVNVPPGQTCALSFYLSAGSSIGVGTYSVAYTATIPDGGTIKGVKPLTATILGNKPNVVSPANGLVDFGALAVGTSKTLNATVRNDGTQNANWTGINNVTGYNNFVPANFTYDMSACSNVAPGASCVVKVTATRKALTTGTYGPVAPTPYTQYGTRLQFKFS, encoded by the coding sequence ATGCGACCCTACTTCAAACGTGCCGTTTCAGCCTTGCTGAGCGCAACAATTGCCCTGCAACCCGTCCTGGCCGCTGCTTCAGAACACATGTACCGCATTCCCATCGACCTCAAGGTCGGTCAGAGCGCGGCGGACTTGGAGATTCAGCCCGCGGCCACGGACTTCGGGGATGTCGCGCGCACGCAAAGCAGCACGCGCCCTGTCAGGGTCGTGAACCACAGCGACGTGCCCGTGGCAGGTATGGCCGTACGCGCGGAGGCTCCTTTTGCCATCGACACGCAGGGCTGCTCGATGTTGCCTGCCGGTGGCGATTGCACGATGCTGGTCTCGTACCTCCCGCAGACGGCAGGCCTCCATACCGGCACCTTGACGGTCCATGGCGCAGGCGCCAAGGCTGAAGCGCAACTCCTGGGCAATTCCGTGCCGCTGCTGTCGGACGTGGAAATCTCCGACAGCGGCTGGAACTTCGGCACCTGGAAAGTCGGGACCACCAGCACCAGCAAGCAGCTCGCCATCAAGAACACGGGCACGGCGCCGGTTAGCCTGAGCCAGCCCTACTTGCTCGAGGCAGGCGGCGGTGACTTCAAGCTGAGCGACAACTGCGGTGGTTCGCTCGCGCCAGGCAACACCTGCATCGTGACCGTCTCGTTCACCCCGACGGCGCTGGGTCAACGCATGGGCGCGCTGCGCGTGAAGAGCGGAGAGAAGGTGCGCGACGTCTGGCTCCTGGGTATCGGCGGCACCGAGACCATTCCCACAACGCCGACACCGAAGCTGGTGACCTCCTCGACCGTGGACTTCGGGACCCTGGAACCGGATGCGGGCACGGTGACGCGGACCGTCACCCTCGTCAACGCGGGAACCAAGGCGCTGCAGCTCTCGGCGGCCGCGCTCAAGGGCGCCGACGCGGGCTCCTTCACCCTCCAGAACCAATGCCCGGAGGCGCTCGCCGAGCGTGCGACATGTGCCATCGACGTCAGCCTGAACCCGACGGGGCACAAGTCCTACAGCGCCAGCCTCGAGCTGGCGTCGGATGACCCCGCAAGCCCTGCCGCCGTCGGCCTGGTCGCGCGCTCGGTTGCACTGAACTCCAAGCTGGTCGCAGCCCCCACGACCGTGGACTTCGGCGAGACGACGCTCAACGCCGCGGTCAAGAGGACGGTGCGACTCACGAACACGGGCACCGTTGCGGCCAACGTGATGCAAACGTCTGCCTCGCCCGCGAGCAGCTTCGTGGTGCTGAGCGGCTGCACCGACGAGTTGGCGCCCCAGGGAACCTGTGACCTCGAAGTCCAGTTCTCGGCCGCCGCGCTCGACTACGCGGGCGGTTCCCTCACCGTCACGACGGGCGAAGGCCAGAACCTGCAAATCCCGCTCACCGGCTATGTCATTTCGCCGCGCATCCAGGTTGCACCTGCAACCGTGGACTTCGGCAGCGTCGGCGTCGGACTGACCGCCGCGACCAAGACTGTCGACGTCACCAATACCGGCCGCCTTCCCCTGGAAGTCAATGGCATCGGCGTGACCGACCCCGAGCGCTTCTCGAGCAGCAACAACTGCGGCACCCCGCTGCAGCCGAACCAGTCGTGCCAAGTCGCAGTGAGCTTCACACCGCTGGACGGAAAGCAGGCTCTCGCCTCGCTGGCCATCGAGAATAACGACCCCCGCCAACCCTTGGCCCTGGTGACGCTGAAGGGACAAGGTCTCGTCGGCGAGGTGAACGTCTCACCGGCGTCCCTTGAATTCGGCGAAGTGGCCAAGGACGTGGCTTCTGCCGCGAAAACAGTCACCGTGACGAACCCGGGCCCCGGCAGCATCCGGGTCTCGAGCGTGGGCGTTCGCGCTCCCGGCAACCAGGTCTTCAGTTTGGCCAACGACTGTGGCAGCGCCATGGATGCCGGTGCCTCGTGCTCCATCGCGGTCCAGTTCACCCCCAACGCGAGTGGTCGCAGCTGGGCCGGCTCCCTGGACGTCCAGACCTCCGACGGCACCGAAAAATCCGTTCTCCTGACCGGGGCGGGTGCCGCTATTGCTGGCAACGTCCGCGTGTTCCCCGAGTCGCTCGACTTCGGCTCGGTGGGCATCCCCCAGGCGGTCACCCGCAAGTTCACGCTGACCAATACTGGCGCCACCGCGGTCGCCATCGCCGGCGTGAACGTGACGGGCGCGGACGCCGCGAATTTCACGACCACCAGCACCTGTGGCGCCAGCCTGGGTGCAACGGCCTCCTGCGAGGTCCAGGTGCGGGCTGACGTGGCCGCCGCCCAGACGTACTCGGCTGAGGTGACGGCATCGCTCGGTAACGGCCAGGCCTTGAGCGTCCATGTGGCCGCCCAGGGCACCACGGCCACCCCCACGCTCCTCGCTGCGACGCCGGACGCCCTCGACTTCGGGGGGGGGAGCATTGGCACCCCGCTCGACCGGGTGGTGCGCATCGACAACGTCGGTACGACTGCAGTCGGCGTGGCCAGCGCTACGGTGACGGGCGAAGCCTTTAGCCTGGTGAACTCCGCCTGCTCGAGCAGCCTCGCCCCCGCCGCCTCCTGCGGCGTGACGGTGCGCTACAACTCCACCGCCGGCGGCGCCGAAGCGGGCATGCTGACCGTGCAATCCACGGGCGGCCAGCGCCTGACCGTCCCGCTGGCGGGGACGGCAGCAGCACCGGCGATGCGGCTCAGTGACGCATCCCTTTCTTTCGGCAGCGTCGCACTCGGCCAGACCGCCAGCAAGACGCTGACGGTGACCAACCAGGGCGATGCGAGCCTGGTCATCCGGACGTTCAAGCTCACGGGAACCGCAGAGTTCAACGTGATTGAGAACTGCACGACCACCCCGGTGGCGCCGCACGGCTCTTGCCAGTTGACCGTGGCCTACACGCCCGTGGCGGCCGGCCAACGCAGCGCGTCGCTGGCCCTCAGCTCCAACGACCTGTCCAATCCGACTGCCGTCGTGAACCTGTCCGCAACGACCCCCGGTGGCGGAGATGGCGAGGAAGGCACCGCATCCATCCGGGTGTCCCCTGGCCAGGTGACCTTCGCGTCGACCGCCGTCGGCAAGGTTTCCTCCGTGGTCTACGTGAACGTCTCGAACGTCGGCACTGGCACGCTGGATATTCGCGGCCTGGATGTCCTTGACACCGCTGCGTTCAACCAGAGCAGCAACTGCGGCTCCGCACTGGCTTCCCAGCAGTCGTGCCAGGTCGCTGTCATCTTTGCGCCGACTGGCGCGGGCCTCCACAGCTCGGCGCTGGTCATCGATTCGAACGACGCCAAACTGCCCCAGTTCCTCGTTCCGCTGTCCGGCGTGGGCAGCTCCGGCTACATCGAGGTCACGCCGACCACCCTCGCCTTCGGTGGCGTGCGCGTGGGCGAGCTCTCGCCGGCGAAGGTCGTCACGATGACCAATCGCGGCAGCGCCGTCACCAAGCTCACAGGCATCAGTCTGCAGGGCACAGGTGCTGACCAGTTTGCGGCCAACAACGATTGCGGCCTGGGCCTCGAGCCCGGTCAATCCTGTTCCGCCCTGGTTGCCTACCAGCCGGACGCGGCATCCGCCACGCAAGCCCGCCTCCTGGTCCAGACGAGCGCCGGCACATCCATTGCGGTCGCCCTGAGCGGCTACGGCACGTCCACGACGGCACCTGCCACCTCGGTGTCCCTGAGCCAGCCGGCTGTCGATTTCGGGCGAGTCGTCATCAACAAGTCGATTTCTCAAAAGCTGCGGCTGAGCAACAACGGCGACGTGGACGTGGTGGTCGACAGCATCAACCTCAACGGCTCGGACCTCGCCGCCTTCTCGCGCGGCCTCGACTGCGTGGTACGCCTGGTCCCAGGCACCAGCTGCGACATCGTGGTCAGCGGCACGCCCCGCGAGGAGCGCGACCATGCCGCCCAACTCGACATCCGCTTCAAGACGGCCGATGTGTCGCTGGCACCCGTGCCCCTGCACGTGCAGGGCGTCGCCAAGGCGCCCGCCGCCACGGTCACCGTGACGCCACTCGCGCTGACCTACGAGAACGTTGCACTGGGCACGCCCTCGAGCAAGCAGGTCCGGGTTGCGAACCAGGGGCCCGACGCCGTGGCCCTCAATCAGCGCATCGTCAGCGGCAGCGCCAGCTTCTCTGTGACCACCGGCTGCGACACGCTCATCGCGACCGGCCAGTACTGTGACCTGACCGTTCAATATGTCGGCAGCGGTTCCGAGGACCAGGCCGAGCTCACGCTCGTGACCGAGACGCAGCAAACGGTGAAGGTTGAGTTGGCCAGCGTCCAGACGCAAGTGACCGCTCCGAAACTTTCGCTCTCGACCGCCGCACTCGACTTCGGCTCCGACGACGTGGGCACGGCATCCGCCGAGCAGGAAGTCGTCGTGCGCAATACCGGCACGGCAGCACTTCAAATTTCCGGCATCGGCATCGGTGGCGAGTTCACCAAGCGCACGACCTGCGGCTCCTCCGTGGCGCCGGAGGGCACCTGCAGCGTGTTCGTGCAGCATTCACCGGTCACCGGCGGGACGCACGCTGACTGGCTCCTCGTTTCGACCAACGACCCGACGACCCAGACCGCCCGCGTGGCGTTGAATGGCGTGGGCCGCATCGGCGTGCTCGCGGTCAACCCGGCGACCTTGGGCTTCGGCGCACTCGCCATCGGAGCCTCAGCCCAACTGTCCGTCCAGGTGCAAAACGTCGGTACCGCGGCACTGCCTATTACCGGCATCACGGTTGAGGGCGACAGCGCCCAGGCATTCACCGCCACGCCGTCCTGCCCGGATTCCCTGGGCGCGGGCCAGTCCTGCACCGTGACTGTCGCCTTCTCGCCGACGATGGCCGGCCGGCATGAAGCTGCGCTGCGCATCGTTCCGCTCTCTGGCGAGTCCCGCGTCGTGTCCCTGGCTGGTGAAGGCCCGCCGGCGCACATCTCCGTGACTCCGACGAACGTGTCCTTTGCTGACCAGCCCGTCGGATTCACGTCGGCACCCCAGGTGGTGACCCTCACCAACGACGGCCTCCAGAGCGTTGCCGTGTACTCCGCGCAGGTGACTGCCGGAACCTCGAGCTACGGCGCGACTTCTGGTTGCCCGGGCATCCTGGCGGCCGGGGAGCAGTGCCAAGTTGCCGTCGCCTTCACGCCGGCCGGCGCCGGCCCGCGCACCGGCACGCTTCGCCTGTCGACTTCCAACTCCGCAGGCGCCATCGACGTCGCCTTGACGGGGACCGGCATCACCACGACCGCCCAGGCTACGCCGACCGCGGTGGACTTCGGGGTCGTCTATTCCACGGCCCCACAAGACCGCCTGGTGACCGTGAACAACACCGGGACCCTCCCGATGCGGGTCAGCTCGGTCTCGCTCACGAGTCAAGCCGGCTTCGCAACAGAAAACGCATGCGGCGAAGCCATCGACGCCGGCTCGTCCTGCGACATCCTCGTGCGCGCTACCGGCCAGGGCAATGGCGCTCTGAGCTCGTCACTGGTCATCATGACGACCGCCGGCCAGCTGACCGTCCCACTGACCGCGACCGCCTCGTCGCCGAGCATTGTTGCCGTCAGCCCGAGCATGGTCCCCGCGGCCGGCGGCGCGACCGTCGTCGTGCAAGGTACGGGCTTCTCCGACACGACGCAGGTCTTCATCGGCGGCGTCGAGGCCGCACCGGTGAACCTCGTCAGCGCCACGCAGCTGACCGTCACCGCGCCGGCGCACGCCGCGGGCCTCGCGGACATGCGCCTGGTGAACAACGGCGTGACCACGGCGTCGCGCGCTGGTGCTGTCCAGTACGTGGCTGCACCGACCATCGCTGACGTGTCCCCCGCGTCCGGGTCCCTCGCGGGCGGGTGGACGACCCAGGTGTCGGGGACCAACTTTGTTGCCGGCATGACCGCAACGGTTGAAGGCCGGCTTGCGACCATCGTTGTGCGCAGCCTCACGCAGGCTACTGTGACCGTGCCAGCGCGCACAATCGTCGCCGAAGGCAGCGTTGCCCTGAGCGTGACGAACGTCGCCGGCACCGCCAGCCTTCCGGCCGCCATCCAGTACGTCGCTCCGGCGGCCGACCTGGCCTGGGGTCCGGCCGGCGGCAATTTCGGTGCCGTGGCGCAGGGCTCCTCGGCCTCCAGCACGGTGACCCTCACCAACGCCGGCACGGCGCCGGTCATGCTCTCGAGCATCATCGTCAGCTCCCCGACGGCTTCGGTCTTCTCGCTCGGGACACAGGGCACCTGCCCGCAGGCATTCCCCGCCTCCTTGGCGGCAAAGGCCAGCTGCACCGTCGAGGTCATCGCCACCGGTTCGACCCTGGGCGCCGCGTCCGGGACCGTGGTCGCCGCGACCTCCGTGCCGCAGGGCGGCTCCACGGCGCCGCTTTCCTTGTTCGCAACGGTCGAGGAACCCGACTTCGCCTTGTCGAACTCCGCGGGTGGGCTCGGCCTGGTCAGCGGAAACTTCGGCGTCGTGGCCGCGCTTAGCGAAGCCGGCCAGGGCAACCCCGCGGTCGCACGCAACATCTACCTGCTGAACCTGGTCCAGGCAGCCGCTACGCGCATCAACGAGCCGGTCATTACCATCACCGGCCCCGACGCTCCCCACTTCCGCATCACGAATGTCGTGGCAGCTGCCAGCAGCGGCTCGAACAAGGTCAGCGGCGCTACGATTGCGCCCGATAAGTTGAGCGCTACGGGCGCGGTCGTTGACGTCGGCAACGGCGCCTACCCCCACCTCGCTGTCGTGTTGTCCTACGCACCGCTGGCCAAGGGCGTTCACAACGCACAGTTGACCATTCGGTACAACGGCGCGCGCCAGGTGCAACTGCCGCTGTACGGTGAAGCGCAGTACTTCAACAAGGCCGAGCTCTCCAGCTCGAGTGCCCTGCCCGTGGTTGCGCCTTCTGGGGACTTCGGGACGCTGTCGTACAACGAGGCATCCGAAGCTGCCGGGTCAGCAGTCAAGACCTTCTATCTGCTGACCACGGAATCGCAGGGCAAGCTGCTCAAGGTGAGCGACCTTCAACTCGTGGGCGCGGACGCGGGAGCGTTCCACATCACGTCCATTTCGCCGAAAGCCGCGGGCGACCGCCTGCCGGCGCAATCCATCGCGCCACTGGAGATGGCGCAAACGAGCGCCACTTCACCGCTCGGTGTCACCGTGCAATTCCAGCCGACCCGGATGGGCCAGCACGACGCGCAGCTGTTGCTTTCGCACAATGCCGACAACGGCTCTCCGACCATCCTGGCTCTCAGGGGAACCGGCGCGCGCGACGTGCGTGTGGTGGCCTCCGGCGGCGCAGGTGAGGTCGCGATTCCCTCGTTCCCGAGCGTCGGCTTGGGAGCCGAGGCCACCCTGACGACCTATGTTCGCAACCTTGGCACGGTGGGTAGCCTCACCGTGACGGGAATTCAGGTCGTAGGCTCGCCGGCCTTCTCCATCTCCGAAGCCGGCGCGGCTACCGTGACGAACAAGAACGGCGCGACGCCCTATCCCGCAGGTACGCGCTACGCCGCGTACACGCGAACGCTGACGGACCCGTCCGTTGCGAGCGGATGGACGGACATGTACACCCAGCTGAAGTTCAAGCCGACCACCACCGGGGCGCACACGGCCACCGTGACCGTCTTCCACGATGGCCCTGGCGGCAAGACGTCCTTCGAAATCAGCGGGGAGGGCGTGCGCGCAGCGGCAGCACTGTCTGAGACCGCCGGTTCGCCCGCAGCGGTGCCCAATGGCAACTTGGGCTCCGCCACTTTCAACGGCGAAGCAGGCGCGCCTGCCGAGGCGGTGGCGAAGACGTTCTTCGTCGTCAACACCACCGGGGTCGGAACGCTGCGCGTGAACCGAATCCGCTTGGCCGGCCCTGACGCAGCGAGTTTCAAGATTGTTGCGTACAGCGGCGCCACCTCTGTGTCGACTCAGGACGTGTCTCCGGCCAACATGGTCGAGGGCGCGTACCCGAGCCTGTCGTTTCGCATCCAGTTCACGCCGACCAAGTCCGGGAGCCACACAGCGCAAGTGTTGGTGGACCACGACGGCATGAACACGTCTCCGCTGGCACTCGACCTGCAGGGCCAGGGCGTGCGTGATGTCGTCCTGCAAGCCGCGAATGTCGACAAGGGCATCGTTGCCGTGGGCGCAACCGCCACCGGCACGGCCTTTGTGCGCAATGTCGGCACGCGCGGAAGCGTCACGTATACCGGCATCCAGTTGACGGGCGACCCCGCATTCACGGCGGTTTCGGCCAATTTCGCACGCCGCGGCGCGGAGACGCAGTATGGACCGACCACCACGTTCCCGGCAGGGGCCACTTCGGCAAGCTTCAGCATGCAGGGGGCGGATGTCGCGACGGCGCCGGCCACGTCCACCGACCTGGCCCTCAACTTCAAGTTCACCCCGACCCAGCGCGGCAGGGTCACAGCGACGGTGACGGTGTTCCATGACGGACCTGGCGGCAGCACGACGTTTCAGCTAGAGGGCACGGGCGTGCAGGCGACCGCGGCCTGGTCGGACAGCTCATCTGCCGTCGACCCTGTCGTCTCGCCCGACTTCGGCCTCGTCACGTACAACCCGAACGGCGTCAACGCATCAAAGGGTAAGGTCTTCTATGTGGTGAACCCTACGCAAGCGGGCAGCCTCCAAATTACGAGATTCCGCATCGTCGGACCCGATGCTTCGGCCTTTTCGATTGCCTCATATACAGGGGCCGTTCCACCGGCGGGAACTCGCGACGTCGCCGTCAATCTCCCGGCCGGCTCGTACGTCCGGATTGAGTTCGCTCCGAACAAGATTGGCGACTTCAATGCGCAGCTACTGGTCGAGCACAACGGCGACAACGTCTCCCCCCTGCCGCTCGACCTCACTGCGCGCACGGCGTATGACGTGAGCTTCGCAGTGTCCGAGGGCCCGGGGTATGTGCCGCCCACTCCCCTCGGCGATGCACTCGTCGGCAGCTCCTCGTTCAAGTATTTCTTCGTGCGCAACATGGGGACGGCGGGTGCGGTCCGGTTCACCGGTGTTCAGGTCCAGTCGGGTACCCCGTTCAAGATTGCCGCGACAGGTCGAGGCTCTCGGGATTCGACAACGGCGAGCTCGATAACGAACTACGCAAGTCCTTACCTGGAATCAGTGACACGGGACCTGCCTGGCTTCGACGCGGCTACTGCACCTTCTGGTGCAACTGACTTCGCAGTCCGAATTGCCTTCACGCCAACGACGATGGGTATCAGCACAGCCCTCGTCACCGTATTCCACGACGGCCCGGGGGGGCAGACGAGCTTCACGGTCTCCGGCACAGGGGTCTATCGTGAGTTGTCTGTCGTGCACCATCCGGCCTTTGCTGTGCCGTACAACAGCGGGGGGTACCCTGACAGCGTTGAGTTCTTGAACACGGGAACAGCGACCATCCCTAGTGTGGTATTCGGAAATAGCGTTACCAGCCCATTCTTTGGAGATAGCAACAACTGCGTGAACGTTCCGCCTGGTCAAACTTGCGCACTCTCGTTCTACCTGAGCGCTGGCTCTAGTATCGGGGTAGGAACTTACAGCGTTGCATACACGGCGACGATTCCCGATGGCGGGACAATCAAGGGCGTGAAGCCACTGACCGCAACCATCCTTGGTAACAAACCAAACGTCGTCTCACCGGCTAATGGCTTGGTGGACTTCGGTGCACTGGCCGTGGGCACGTCGAAGACACTCAATGCGACCGTGCGCAACGACGGGACGCAGAATGCAAACTGGACCGGAATCAACAACGTGACGGGCTACAACAACTTTGTCCCGGCGAACTTCACCTATGACATGTCGGCGTGCAGCAATGTCGCTCCCGGCGCCAGTTGCGTCGTGAAGGTGACGGCTACCCGCAAGGCGTTGACCACGGGCACCTACGGCCCGGTCGCTCCCACGCCTTACACGCAGTACGGCACCAGGCTCCAGTTCAAGTTCAGCTGA